From Mustela erminea isolate mMusErm1 chromosome 1, mMusErm1.Pri, whole genome shotgun sequence, a single genomic window includes:
- the LOC116569385 gene encoding zinc finger protein 77-like: MDAVVFADVAVNFSREEWALLDRGQRQLYRDVMLETCRNLASLVDTTQDKRSAPRPQRNVLQNELPSEGKTVLFARNDLCSVFGENWKFPNSGDQIQTKERRLRGYLVERVCESSEDSRRGETRRQMTSLTVREDRPTGDKSCRYTKCREAFTDGSFPENPLRSHPGHKPSPREECGSACSCVSSPSPHVDPGLGEKPYEPQDTGGASKRGMKSRGSKKSLECKKCGKTFTCRSAFRGHVKDHCGQRVYACDVCGKVFTYQSYLTRHMITHTGERPYECVECGKTFQKCGHFNRHMATHSTVKPYECNRCGRSFRDNADLRIHMRTHTGERPYECQQCGKAFRYMGNLREHMPTHTGERRYECQQCGMAFKYNSGLREHMRKHTGERPYKCQHCERTFIRHYTLVVHTVRWHTEGGHLECKECGENFRKHRPFEHHMATHDILKPYECKECGSAFRRHRDLQVHMRIHTGERPFKCELCGKAFKSPANLRAHMRTHTGESPCKCEQCGKTFSTPGNLRAHMRTHSGE; encoded by the exons GACGCGGTGGTCTTTGCGGATGTGGCTGTGAACTTCTCCCGGGAAGAGTGGGCTTTGCTGGATCGTGGTCAGCGGCAGCTCTACAGGGATGTGATGCTGGAGACCTGCAGGAACCTGGCCTCCCTGG TTGATACAACTCAGGATAAAAGGAGTGCACCAAGGCCTCAGCGGAATGTTCTGCAGAATGAGCTCCCCAGTGAAGGCAAGACCGTCTTATTTGCAAGAAATGATTTGTGCTCTGTTTTtggagaaaactggaaatttccTAACAGTGGAGATCAGATCCAAACCAAGGAAAGGCGTTTGAG AGGTTATCTGGTGGAGCGGGTCTGTGAAAGCAGTGAAGATAGTCGACGTGGAGAAACCAGAAGGCAGATGACAAGTCTTACCGTGCGTGAGGATCGTCCTACTGGAGACAAGTCCTGTCGCTACACCAAATGTAGAGAAGCCTTCACAGATGGTTCTTTCCCTGAGAATCCACTAAGATCCCACCCTGGACACAAACCTAGTCCCCGTGAGGAATGTGGGTCGGCCTGCAGCTGTGTCTCGAGCCCCAGCCCTCACGTGGACCCAGGCcttggagagaaaccttatgaacCTCAGGACACTGGGGGAGCTTCGAAGAGAGGCATGAAGAGTCGCGGTAGTAAAAAATCTTTAGAGTGCAAGAAATGTGGAAAAACTTTCACTTGCAGGTCGGCTTTTCGGGGTCATGTGAAGGATCACTGTGGACAGAGAGTGTATGCATGTGACGTGTGTGGGAAAGTCTTCACGTATCAGTCTTACCTTACACGTCACATGATTACTCACACTGGGGAGAGACCCTATGAATGTGTAGAGTGTGGGAAAACTTTCCAgaagtgtggacattttaatcGTCACATGGCCACCCACAGTACCgtgaaaccctatgaatgtaaccGGTGTGGCAGATCCTTCCGGGATAACGCAGACCTGCGAATCCATATGAGGACGCACACTGGGGAAAGACCCTATGAATGTCAGcagtgtgggaaggccttcagaTATATGGGAAATCTGCGGGAACATATGCCAACACACACGGGCGAGAGACGGTATGAATGTCAGCAGTGTGGGATGGCCTTCAAGTATAACTCAGGCCTACGAGAACACATGCGGAAGCACACTGGAGAGAGACCCTATAAGTGTCAGCACTGTGAAAGAACCTTCATTCGTCACTACACACTTGTAGTACATACTGTGAGATGGCACACTGAGGGTGGACACTTGGAATGTAAGGAGTGTGGTGAAAATTTCAGAAAGCATCGACCTTTTGAACATCACATGGCCACACACGATATCctgaaaccctatgaatgtaaggagTGTGGCTCAGCCTTCAGGCGCCACAGAGACCTACAGGTACATATGAGGATACACACTGGGGAAAGACCCTTCAAATGTGAGctgtgtgggaaagcctttaagTCTCCTGCAAACCTTCGAGCACATATGAGGACACACACTGGTGAAAGCCCTTGCAAGTGTGAGCAGTGTGGGAAAACCTTCTCGACTCCTGGAAACCTGCGAGCTCATATGAGGACACACAGTGGAGAATGA
- the LOC116569392 gene encoding 60S ribosomal protein L27-like: MGKFMKPGKVVLVLAGRYSGRKAVIVKNIDDGTSDRPYSHALVAGIDRYPRKVTAAMGKKKIAKRSKIKSFVKVYNYNHLMPTRYSVDIPLDKTVVNKDVFRGPALKRKARREAKVKFEERYKTGKNKWFFQKLRF, translated from the coding sequence ATGGGCAAATTCATGAAACCCGGGAAGGTGGTGCTGGTCCTGGCCGGACGCTACTCCGGACGCAAAGCGGTCATCGTGAAGAACATTGATGATGGCACCTCAGACCGTCCCTACAGCCATGCTCTGGTGGCGGGAATTGACCGCTATCCCCGCAAAGTGACAGCTGCCATGGGCAAGAAGAAAATCGCCAAGAGGTCAAAGATCAAGTCTTTTGTGAAAGTTTATAACTACAATCACCTCATGCCCACAAGGTACTCTGTGGATATCCCCTTGGACAAGACTGTCGTCAACAAGGATGTCTTCAGAGGCCCTGCTCTTAAACGCAAGGCCCGACGAGAGGCCAAGGTCAAGTTCGAGGAGAGGTACAAGACCGGCAAGAACAAGTGGTTCTTCCAGAAGCTGCGATTTTAG